Sequence from the Candidatus Megaera polyxenophila genome:
GGGAGAATATTTTTAAGAACGTTAAATCAGGAAAACAAAGTAAATCAGCAGAGTTGGCATTAAGAGTAGAAAAAATTGCTAGAGCTGCTGCAGAAATATGTTAGAAAAAATTTAGTTATGAAGATAAAATTAGGAGTATTGGGATGTGGCATGATTGGTCGATCATTTATAGAACAAGTGATATTACATAGTTCATTTGAAGTAGTATCTATCTGTTCAAAAACTCAATTGTCAATAAGTAAAGCATTAGAATTAGTTCCAAGTATAAGGGTCCATTTAAAAAAGGAGGATTTTTTTTCTGATGATGAAATTGAAGGAGTCATTGTCTGCACTCCTCATGAGCAACATGCTCAAGATGCCATTTTAGCTTTAAAAAATAATAAACATGTCCTTATTGAAAAACCATTATCAACAAATATTAATGATTTAGATGAATTATTGTATCAATCAATTGCAAGAAGTGAGTTGGTTGTAACGGCACTTCCTCATGGAGACTATGAATATTTGGTAAAAGCAAAAGAAATAATTAATTCAGGTGTTTTAGGCAAAATTACTGCATTTCACTCATATCTAGATGTTCCAGGTCCACCAAGGTCAAATTGGTATTATTCTAAATCAGCTATAGGAGGTGCTTCTTTAGATACTTTGCCATATGCTTTGAACAGGTTCTTCAGTTTGATAGAGCAAGAGCCTAACTTGATTTTAGGTTTTAAGAATCAATTAATTAAACATAGAATTTGTGGAGATGGAAATAAGATAAAGCCAGAGGTCGATGATAATGCTACATTAGTGATGGAGCTTAAATCTGGTCAACAGGCTATCATTCGTTCTAGTTGGAATACTAGTGTTCCACAAGATTTTACCATCGTTCATGGTAGAAGTGGAGTTATGATTATTGATGCTTGGAAAGAATCTATAACCTTAAAAATAAACTCTGAAGTTCAACAAATTGAAGGTTTTCAAAAGGATAAAGATGGTGAATTCAAATTATTCTTAGATAAAAAACATCCAGAAAAGTTAAAATTAGATGTTTTTGCAAATCATATATTAAAAAGCACTAGCAATTTAAGTAATATTATTTATCAAACGGAAATTATTCTAGCTCTTTTGAGTCAGAATGGAATTATTAATCTTAAAAATAATTTATCAAATTCTTGTGCAATCCAGCAGGAGTTACTTATTGGACAGGATTATATATAAATTAATATAGGAATTATTATGAAAGTGGGTCTTATTGGTTGCGGAAGAATAGCATTTGAAGCACATCTTCCAGCATATAAGAAATATAATATTAAAGTAGTTGCAGTTTGCGATTTAGTAGAAGAAAGGGCAAAAAAAGCTGCTGAAGAATTCAATGTTCCTTTTTACTGTACTGATCTTCAAGAGTTGGCTGCTAGGCAAGATGTAGAATTAATAGATATTGCTACAACTCCATTAGGAAGAATTGACTTGTTAAGATCTCTTTATTCTCATGGTAAGCCACTATTAATTCAGAAACCGTTGAGTTATGACTTATCTGAAGCAACTTTGATTTGTAATGAATTAAAATTACATGGAATAAAGGCTGCGGTAAATCATAATGCTCGTTGGGCACCAGTGAGTATAAGAATTAAAGAAATTATAGAAAGTAAGAAATTAGGTGAACTATATCAAGTACATCATATTAATAGATATAATGAAAATTTAAAATCTTGGTACACAGATATTGATAATTACATGTTTCTAGACCATGGATTACATTATTTTGATTTGATAAGGTTATTTGTTAAGAAAAACCCTGTAGAGGTTTCTGCATTACATAGAAAGATTCCTGGTCAAAAAGCAAACTGTCCCCTTACATACTCAGTTAATTTGAAATATGATGATTCTTTTCTTTCATCACTTTATTTTAATAATGCAGTTCCAGCTCCTAACGCATTTGATTGTCAGTGGTTTATTGATGGAACTCATGCATCGGTTAAAGCTACTATTGATAGTATTTCTTTACAAAATGCTTCAGGGTATAATACTCCAATGACTAGATTAGAAGGAGACTGGATTCCAGAAGGTTTTTATGGTTCATATAAGAGTTTTGTAGATTCTATAATTAATAATTATATCCCTCTTCATTCACCAGAAGACCATTTAGAAAGTTTTAAAGTAGCTTATGCTGTTGCTGAATCTGCAAATCATCAAGGTAAATGGATTGAGGTAAAATAAAAATGCAAAAAATTGTCATTATTGGAAATGGTACAAGGGCACACAAATTATATATCCCATTAATAAAGAAACTTCCATTTTTTAAGTTATGGGGGTTATGTGGTGCAAATTACACTAAAACCACTCAAATTTCTAAAGATTTCAATGTTAAGGTCTATGTAGATATAGATGAGGTTTTATCTGATCCTGAAGTTGATGCTGTGATTTCTTGTGTCAATTGGACAAAAAATTCGGATGTTTATCAAAAAATTGCAGTTTCAGACAAGGCATCATTACTAGAGACACCTTTAGGTCATGATTCAGCTTCTATAAAAAAAAGTTATGAGCTTTTAAGAAAAAAAAAATCTTATTTAGATATTTGTGAACAATATCATATGCGACCGATAGAGATTTTAAAAAGACAGCTTATAGAGGCAGGTATATTTGGCAAAATTATTCATACATTTTGTATAGGAGTTGGTCATGAATACCATGGTGCTAGTTTATTAAGGTCGTATTTAGGCTTTCATGATAAAGTTCGTAATGTTTTGAGTATACAAAAAGATATGCCATATTTTGAGCATATTAGTCATAAGAATATATTTTTTCCAGGAGAGCGAATTCAAAATGCAATATTTGAATTTGAATCTGGAGCACTGGGTATATTTCATTGGTCTTGGTTGAATTATTTTTCTGCAGTTAGGGGAGAAAGGAGTTCAGGATTTTATGGTACAAAAGGTAGTGCGATGGGAGAGAATTGTATGGTATTTATAAATTATACTGACTCACCAAAACCAATAGAGTTTCGAAGATATACGAGAGTAGTAGAAGGAATTGAAGTCCTGCAAGAAATCACTGCATGTTTAGATAAAAAAATTGTTGCTCGTTGGGTAAATCCTTTAACAGATATTATTTTAAATGAAGATGAAATTGCAGCTTGTTATTTTTTAATAAATTTAAATAAAGCTAAAAATAACAACAAAATAAAACCTATTTATTCGGTTGATCAAGCTTATGAAGATCACATATTAGTTGAGAAAATGAGTGATGTAATATGAAGAGTTTTTTTTAATTTTATTATATAAGTTACTTTAAGTTTTTTATAGTAATTATCTTACTATTATCATATATGACAATAATAAATTCAGCAATTGCTTTTAATAAATCAGTTCGCATTGGTATTGAGGGGATGCCAGGTACAGGAAAAACTAGTTCTCTTGCTAGCTTAGTTCAATATTTACCAAACTATTGTATTTTTTTACCTGAAATTAATTTACAGAATAATTCCAAATACAACAGAAATAAATCTGTAGATGATGTTTATCATGAGTTCTGGAAAAAACGTTCGGAAGCTATTCTTTCTAGTGGTATAGACCTTTGTTTTATTATGGATAGAACATATTTTTCAAATTTAGCCTATACCTATGCTGTTGGTAGTAATGAGGAGTATGTTATAAAAGCAAATCAAATTAAACGAGATTTTTCAAGTTTAAATTTTGATCTTATAATAGTTTTAATTGCTTCACCTGAAACAGGCTTACAGAGGAGACAAGAAAATAACGATAATCCCCTACACCCTTGGGATAAAATTGATTTTCTATATAGACTGAAAAAGTTTTATGTGGAAGAGTTTCTAAAAATATACAAAGGAAAATATCTTTATATTTACACAGATAATATGACCATAGATGATCTAGAAAAGAAAATTACAACAATTCTATCGTCATATATTAAATTAAATTTTTTTAACACCACTTCAACAATTGAAGACAAGGATTTAATTAAAAATAAAATGCTAACTTTTGCAAGAGATAATCACTTAGGGAGACCATATACAGACGTTGTAAATGTTTTTGGATATCCAACAATTTACTATAGACAACATGCTATACAGAATAATGAAAATAATGAAATTGTTTATTTTGATACATTTCGTTTAAGGCAAATTCTGATTAAAGGTTTATGAATATGGAAAACAATTATAATGATTTAGATTTACAATTTTTAAAAAATAAAATTATATTAATTGCTCAATCAGCAGGGGATATCCTACTTAATTTTTATAATGAGAGTTTAGAATTATTTGAAAAAGTTGATTATAGTTTCTATACATTAGCAGATATAGAGTCTGAAAAATTTATTTTACAACAGTTGATGCAATTAACACCAGAAATTCCAGTGATTTCTGAAGAAGCTGTAGAAAGAGGTATAATCCCTAATATACAAAAAGGCAATTTTTGGCTTGTTGATCCTTTGGATGGTACAGATGGATATATTAAAGGTAATAATGACTTTGTAATAAATATTGCTTTAATTTTAAACTTTTCTCCTGTAATGGGAGTTGTGTATATACCAGTCGCTAAGAAAACTTATGTGGGTATAGCTAGAAAAGAGGCTCACGTGATTGATAGAGACGGAAGCAGTCGCATAATTAAAACCAGCGTTATTTCATCTAATGAAATAAGCCTTTTATTATATCATCCTTTACCTAAAAATGTATATAGAGATAGTTATCTTAAGAAATTTCATTTTACTAAACTAAAAAGAAATAGCGATGCTTGTAGATTTTGTAGAATGGCGGAAGGAGAGTTTGATTTACATGTATGTTTTGAAGGAAGTTATGAATGGGATACAGCCGCTGGTCATGCAATAATTCAAGGGGCTGGTGGGAATATAGTTGGATTAGATAATATTGAGTTAGTATATGGTAAAAAAAATTTTAAAAATCAAGAATTTATAATTCATGGAGAGTTAAAAGGATATAAAATACCATGTTTTTTTGTAAAATAAAGAGTCTGTAATACACGTTTTTATTCAATGGTTAAATTTTTTACAGCAATATTCTGTAGCCTTTTCTTAATAATCTTTATTTTCTTATTAAAGATGCATAAACTTAAAATTAGTTAATAATATATGACGAGTGTAACACAAAATAAACTTAGATTTATCAAGATAAATAATAATTATCTAGGGGTATTATTTATCCTTCTTCATGCCTCATTGGATGTATTATTTTATGCAATATGTAAGTATGATTCTAAAAATAATTATAGTAATAGTGTTATGGAAGAAATAATATTTGTTTTTGCGTACAATTTTAAATCCTTAATTATATTAATTATATTCTTTCTTATAAAGTATTTAATAAATAATAATTTATCCCCTAAAGAAAGACTATCTACTAAAATAGATTCAGCAAATCTAAAAATTTATGCTGTAATGAGCTTTTTTTCTGTAGTTGGTTTCATTATTTTTTTATATGGATTACAAGATATGATGATAGCTAACGCAATGTCTATAAAATATATTGAACAAATTTTATGGGTAATTGTTGGAGTAATTTTACTAAATGAAAGGCTTAGTTCAAAGCAAGTACTTGGAATATTAGTCTCTATATCAGGAGTTGGAATTATTATCATCAGTCATTTAGAGGTAATTGATAAGATAATCACGTACTTTCTTCCAGTGTTTGCAGCCATTTGTTGGACTATTTCTTCTAATTTGGGAAAACACCTCATTAAAAATGAGAAAAATATTTTAGTGCATATGGTATACTATTATATATTTCATGTACTAATACTTTGCTTTTTGTTTGTTATATTTATTTTGTATTCAAATATAAATATAGAAGAAGTACATATCAATCTAGGGTCTTATGAATTTTTAATTCATATTTTATCAATGACATTTTTCTATAAAGCATTAAAAGTTGCTCCGATTAGTTTATTAGCTCCGTTTGTATATGTAAAACTTATTGTCTCTGCTTTATTAGGTTACTTTATTTTTTTAGATATTTATAATTCATTAGAGCTATTTGCATATATATTAATAATATATGGAGGATTAATGGTTTTAAACACTTTAAATTACTCAAAATTTATAGAAACTGAGATAGTAAAGTAGTGCCTAAAAAAACTCCTATTTTAATTATTGGTAACGCTGCTCATGATATATTAATTAATCAGAATGGTGAAATTGTAAAATGTTTAGGTGGAAGTGCACCTTATATAAGTAAGGTATTGTTAGGACTAAACATTCCCTATAATGTAGTTAGCCATGTTGGACATGATTTTAAATATTTATATAACTGTCCTTTTTTTCCTAGTTTTTTTAAGACAAGTAGTACTACAACATTCATTAATTTTAATTCTATTCCTAGAGTACAAAAAGTTATAAAATGTTGTAGACCTATTTTTCCAAAGGAGATAAAATATTTTTCAGATATTGCAGTGGTTTGTAGTATAATCGGCGAGATACCACCAGTAACTATAAGAAAAATACGTTCTAATAGCAAGATTTTAATTGCTGATATTCAAGGTTTTATTAGAAAAAGACAAAAAGATGGTAGCGTAATATTATCACATATAGATGATACATTATACTCAAAATCAATTTTTTTATTCGATTTTATAAAAGTAAGTGAAGAAGAAATTGAGTATATAGATTTAACTAAATTAGTTAGAGGAGGTGTAAAAGTACTTGTAACAAGAGCTGGTAATGGGTGTCATTTGTATTATCAAAATTCTTCTATTTACATTCCAACATTTTCTATAAAACCTCTAGATAGTACTGGAGCAGGCGATTCTTTTTTAGCTGGTTTTGTTGCTGGTTTATATAATAACATATCAATTCAAAATTCAATTGAGTTGGGACATAAATGTGCAAGTATTGCTATTAAATTTATTGGAATTCCTGATAAAGAGCAGTTTATAACGCTTAAATTTGGGTATTATGACAAGTAGAGGCCAAATATCCGACATTAGGGTGATTATTTGGGTAGTTTTTAGGGATTTAAGCAGGAATTTACCTTGTGACTTAGTGAGGAACTCATCGCATAAAGGATACTTTTATGCTAAATTATTTCTAAAAAACTAATCGTATAATAAGTTATGTCCAAAATCAAAGAAATTGAGGATTTTGTAAAATTTTAGCTATATACTATGCAGAAAAATAAAAAACAATTACAACAATTAATATTTAATGCTCCCAAGGCTGAATTGCATATTCATTTAGAAGGATCGATCTCATTAAAGTTTTGGAAAAAACATTTTCCTAAATTGTATCATGAGATACTTTCTTTTCATTCTATAAAAAACAAATCATTACCAATTTTTTTAGAATGTATGGAAAAAATACATAAATCGTTAAGTACTGCTAATTTATATTATTTAGCTTGTTTAGATCTTTTAGATCAACTTATTTTAGAAAATATAAAATATGTTGAAATTACTTGGGGACCAGGAGGGATTTATGAATTTCATCATATAGAACCAGAAGAAGTTTTTAGAGAGATTCTGAGAGCTTTGAATGAAAGAAAAGAATTTATTGAAGCAAAAATTTTAGTAGATATAATTCGAAATCAAAACTTATCAATTGCTCAAAAAATGATTGATTGGATTAGCTTAGAAAATCCTAAGGAAATTGTGGGTATTAATTTTGGAGGAGATGAAGAAAAATATAAAGTTGATAAATTCTTATCTATATTTAGTCAAGCAAAAAGGTTAGGTTTGGGAATTACAATACATGCTGGTGAATCTGTAGATGAAAAAGAATTTATTGAGTCAATACAAAAAGTAAAACCTAATAGAATTGGCCATGCAACTTCACTTTCTTCAAAAGATTTTATTGATCAGATAGTAAATGAAAACTATCATGTTGAAGCATGTCCTACAAGTAATTATATTTTAGGATATTTATCAAAAAAAGCCTTGCATCCATCTTTACTAAACTTGAATATTAGTAGCAGTATTAATACTGATGATAGAACATTTTTTACTCTAACTTTAACTGAAGAATTGTTAGAGTTATTAAATAATAACATTATAAGCATCCGTGATGTGGCTGTAATGCAAAAAAATGCCGTAAAAAATGCTTTTGTTAAGCAAGATTCAAAATTTTTATCAGAAATTGATTTTTTTTGGTGTAGATTCTTGTAGGTTTATTTGATTCTCCTAAAAACCTATCAGCAACATAGGTGCTAAAATTCCCATTAAGGAATTATACGAATAATCTGTTGAATACCTTTAATACACTATGATTTAGATCTTAAAATTGTCTATTTAAAAAAAATGAACATTATTTATTTAATATTAAATATCATAAAATCATCAAGAACAATTTAATAATTCGTATAAATAGTGAATATAATATGTCTTATACGTACCATATTTAAGAATCTACTTGTATTATACGAACTAAACCTATATGCTAACACAATATCCTATTGTTCGTATAATACAAATTGATTATGTTAGGTAAATTATTAAATGATTTTAAAGAAAAGATGATCGCTGAAGATACCAGTGATAATACCATCAAAAATTATGTCTCAGATATCAAAATCTTTTATAAATGGTATCAAGAAATAGGATTTTTAGAAAATATCGATAAAATAACCCATTATCATTTAAACACTTACAAGGATTATTTAATTCATAATCAACGAAAAAAAGCCTCCTCAATCAATAGAAATATCCAGAGTTTAAAAAAATTCTTTCAATTCATGGCTGATAAGAAACTTATCAAGGAGAATCCATCAGAAAAAATAAAATTTTTAAAACAAACAAAAAGAACAAAGCCTAAGGCACTAACCAAAAATGATATTCACAAACTATTATCAGTAACTTCCCATTCATCACATGGAACAAAAAAGCGTAATTATGCCATTATACAACTTTTGTTGCAGACAGGCATTAGAGTCGGAGAGCTAGTTAATCTGGAAATAAGGGATTTAACACTACATGATAGATCAGGAGAAATAAGAATTATTAATGCCAAGGGCGGCAAAGAAAGAACTATACCTTTAAATAGTTCTGCAAGAAAAGCTTTACGTAATTATTTTGGAGGAAAAAATCCGGAAGAAAAAAGAGTAGTATTTTTAAGCAAACAAAATAAAAAAATGACCGTCAGAGCTATACAAAAGGTAATTAATAGTTTAGCAGGTAAAGCAGGTATAGAAAATATGAGTCCACACACTTTAAGACATACTTTTGCTATTAACTACTTAAGGTCTAATCCTGAGTGTCTAGTAGAATTAAGTACACTATTAGGACATGAATCACTTGATACTACTTCTATTTATACAGTAGCTTCAAAAGAAAGATTAGCTAGTACAATAGAAAATGCAGGGTACTATATCAATGAATGATAAAAGTTTTAGTCCATATAAAACTTAGCTTTAATAATATTATCATTTGATATTATGAGTAAGTGTTCATATTATTAAATGATAACAAGAAATTGTAATAAATATGGCAAAAAAGATCAGTATTTTAAATCCAAAAGGCGGTTGCGGGAAAACTACTTTAAGCTCAAATTTGGGATCAAGCTTACTACTAAATGGATATAAAACCTTATTAATAGATACTGATCCACAAGGCACTTTAAGAGATTGGAAATCAATGGATGAAAATGATAGTCAACCTCAAATAATTGTTATTGATAGACCTAATTTACAAAAAGATCTAACTTCAATTGCAATTAATTTTGACTATTTAATTATTGATGGTGCAGCTAAATTACAGGACATGATTACTTTTGCAGTAAAAAACTCTGATGTCGTCCTTATACCAATTCAACCTTCTGCTGCTGATATATGGGCCTGCGAAGCATTAATTCATTTAATAAAAGCAAGGCAAGAGGTAACAGATGGAATACCTAAAGCAGCATTTATAATTAGCAGACAAATCAAAAACTCCAATCTTGCTAGAGATATAGATGAAGCTTTAAAACAATTTTCTTTTCCAGTTTTTAACTCTCGTACTACACAAAGAGTTATTTACGGTGAGGCATTAAGCTCAGGTAAGAGTGTTTTTAATATAGAAAGTAGCGGAGAAGCTGCTTCTGAGATACAAAATATAACAAAAGAATTGCAAAATTTTATTTATGAACAAAAAATTTAATTTAAACGATAGTATCAAAAACAAGAGACATTTTAGCAACAGTGAAAATCCTATATTTGGTCAACTAATGTCTGATGTACAGAAAGATGAAGTAGAATTAGCAAGAATAAATTTTGAAATAGATAAAAGGATAAGACACAAATTTAAATCCAAAGCTAGTGCAGAAGGTAAACAAATGAGAGAGATTTTAGTTAAATTAATTGAAGATTATCTTAATGATTAAATGATAACTTACTCATTTTATCAGTTGATAAAAACTTCAAATTAGTATTTAGCTAAATTACAATTAAAAATATATTAATTAATAAAATTAATTGTTGTTAAATAGAAAAAATGGTAGGATATTTAATTAATATTAAATAATATTATTTATGGATTATTCAGAACCTTGCAAATATTCGATCAGATTAATAGAAAAACTGAAATCACTAGATACTAAGAATATACTGGACTTTGGTTTAATTAATAAAGCTATCTACTGGGCTAAAAAATATCATGGCGACCAAAAAAGGAAAAGCGGCGAGCCGTATTATTCACATCCTCTGGAAGTAGCTTATATGATATCTGAACATAAGCTAAAAACCGATGTAATAGTAGCTAGTATATTACACGATATAATAGAAGATACCGAAGTGACGGTAGGAATGATATTTGATAATTTTAGCTGGCGAATAGCTCAAATGGTTGACATGCTTACCCGTGATAGACCAGATGGTACTAAGTTAACTATAGAGGAAGTAATCACCAATGCTTATAAAAAAGCTGATAAGGAAGTGTTGTTAATTAAGTTAATTGATAGGTTGCACAACATTCAAACTATAGAAAGCATGAGCACTCAAAAAATAGAAAAAATTATTGCTGAAACTTTAACAAACTTTATAGCTAGTTCGATGTATCTTGGATTATTAGAAATAGAACAACAGTTGACCGAAAGCTGTATGTACTATGATTCCAAACAGAAAAACAAGCCCTACAAAAAAAAGTCTATATTTTCTTTTAATGATCATACCTCCCCGCTGTTATCTCTAATTTCTTAAAATGAAACAACCCAAAACCAAATGCTATACTCATAGGTATCATCAGGATTGCAATACCCCAGTGACCAAAATATTTCTCTAGATAAACAAGTCCAAAAGAGGTTGTTATATGCATTATAGCTCTTGATAGGGCATATATAAAACTCCCGAAAGTGAAGCGCTTAAAAATAGGAATATGAGTATAAAAAACCGGCGTAGCAGGATTAGTACTGAGAACAAAGAGTACAAAGAATGCTTGAATACAAAATAATTGTATATGATTATCTATATTATCTAATAAATATGGGGTAATTAGTGCAAATGGAAAAAATACCCATAACTTAAACTGTAATATTTTTAGAGGATGTATCCTACAAGATAACCAGGTTATGATAATGTAACCAATTAATGCAATGATCGAAATAATAAAGTTCTGATGTATCACCTCATCAGCCGTGAATCCTAAGTTCTGTTTTAAAAAATTACCACAATAAATATATGTAAAGTAAAAACACACTGGCCATCCGCATTGGATAAAAAATAAAGATAGCAAAGTTATTTTATTGCCCTTCTCCTGGTAAAGATAATTGTTCTTTAGTATTTCGTTTGTTAAATCTTTTTCTAAAGTGATTTCCATTCTACGTTTAGCATCGGCAAAATCTACAGTTTCTTTTAATGTAGTTCTTGCTATTGCGCCTACTAAAGCTATTACAGTACCTACCCAAAAAGCATATCGCCAATTGAATCCGTAACTCGTAAAAAGAGAAGCCAGCGCTAAAGCAAATACGCCTCCTAGAATAGAAGCAACAGCGATCATCATTACAACTGGATATTGTTGTGGCGGTTTTACAACCTCGGTTAGATATATTTCCGCTCCTACTATCTCTCCCATAGAAGACATGCCTTGAATCATCCGACAAATAGTAACAACCCAAGATGCGGTTATACCTACTTGAGCATAAGTAGGTAAAGTAGCCATTACTACGCATGATATAGACATCAGAAAAGTGGTTATTACAACCGTAGCCTTGCGGCCTACATTATCACCAATATAGCCAAATATTAAAGCCCCGAAGGGTCTAAAAACAAAGATGGAACAAAAAGAAAAAGCTGATAATAAAGATGCAGTAAAAGGATCAGTTTTCGGAAAAAATAACTCGTTAAGCAATACTGCCATATGAACATATAACATAAGGTCGAAATACTCGAGGAACGTGCCTATAGATAGTAATCCTACAGCTTCTTTTTGTTCTCTTGTAAGGCTTTGCTGATTCTCTACTGCTTGCATTTAAGATTATTTATATTTCCTTAACTCTAGTTTTATTCAATATTAATATTAGAAGCCCTGCAACTATAATTTAGCCCTATCAAAAGATAAAATACCTTTTAAGTTGCATAATTTCATTATTTTAATTACTTATTGCTATTTTAAACACAACATTTTTACCATTTCTATCTTATCTTGATATTTTGCTCCATTTTCTAAATTCCCGTAGTGATTGGAAAATCTACTATAAGCATCAAATACTTCTATGGGTATATTTATAGAGCTTCCATAGATTTCAGAGCGTAAGTAATTAATTTCTTCTTCAATTTGATCTTCCTTAAGTTCAATAGACCAAGCCCTTTGTTTATCGTTTTGATTCATGCTCCATCTATAACCACGCATCTTTAATAGGTCTTTACTTTCATAAGGAGCATTAGTTGCCCATAATCTAAATCTTATAGCTAAAGCACTCTCAAGTAATTGCTTTAAAACTGGTTGTTTTGAAATTAGTGATTCTTGAGATAAAATATGTACCCCAGCTAAACAGTCAGTTATTGCTCTGTGCCCTTCAAAAAAGAAATTATATTTATAAGCAATATATTCCAGTTTATGACTTGATATCCCTTCATTCTTCCAATCTATATCATACATCGAGCAACCCCAAGGCTTAGGTGTAATAGTAGGAAAGATTATCTCAAAAAAAGCTCTGTCAAACTGAGCATTATGAGCAATGATTATATCTACATCTTTCAAATAAGAATCTACCTCTTCTACGTTTATCTGATGACCTTTTACCATATCATCAGTAATGCCAGTTAGTTTAGTAATTGCTTCTGGAATTGGCATACCTGGGTCTTGATACCTATTGAATTCATCCAATAACCGAAAAATACGACCGTCTTCGGTATATTCAAACTTTACCATTCCTAATTCAATTATCCTGTCTGTAACACAAGATAATCCGGTAGTTTCTGTATCTAAAAATACTCCTATCAATTTTTTATCGGTAGAACTATCCGTGTTATATCCTTCTGGTTTGTAATATTTATTAATAATACGATATTGACCACTTTGACGAAGTTGTTCAGCTATATCCTCCAGTATCTTATTTAACATAATTTATACCAAAGATTATTCATCATCTGCCATAGAAGTAGCTTTTATGATCGCTGAAAAAGACTTTTTGTAAATATTATATATATCTTCGTCAATCATCTGTTCTGCATTACGTACTTTATTTTCAATAACTATTTTTAACAATTCAATAGCTGTAGTCATAGTAGATGAAACCATCTGACTTACAGTTTCTTTTGTTGTACTATGTTCCATATCAAAAATACTGTCAAAAACCATATTTGATAATTCGTTAGTATCAAACTTGGAAACTTTAGGGGCTTTATTGAATTTCTTTTTTTGCATTTTATTAT
This genomic interval carries:
- a CDS encoding carbohydrate kinase, with the protein product MPKKTPILIIGNAAHDILINQNGEIVKCLGGSAPYISKVLLGLNIPYNVVSHVGHDFKYLYNCPFFPSFFKTSSTTTFINFNSIPRVQKVIKCCRPIFPKEIKYFSDIAVVCSIIGEIPPVTIRKIRSNSKILIADIQGFIRKRQKDGSVILSHIDDTLYSKSIFLFDFIKVSEEEIEYIDLTKLVRGGVKVLVTRAGNGCHLYYQNSSIYIPTFSIKPLDSTGAGDSFLAGFVAGLYNNISIQNSIELGHKCASIAIKFIGIPDKEQFITLKFGYYDK
- a CDS encoding adenosine deaminase encodes the protein MQKNKKQLQQLIFNAPKAELHIHLEGSISLKFWKKHFPKLYHEILSFHSIKNKSLPIFLECMEKIHKSLSTANLYYLACLDLLDQLILENIKYVEITWGPGGIYEFHHIEPEEVFREILRALNERKEFIEAKILVDIIRNQNLSIAQKMIDWISLENPKEIVGINFGGDEEKYKVDKFLSIFSQAKRLGLGITIHAGESVDEKEFIESIQKVKPNRIGHATSLSSKDFIDQIVNENYHVEACPTSNYILGYLSKKALHPSLLNLNISSSINTDDRTFFTLTLTEELLELLNNNIISIRDVAVMQKNAVKNAFVKQDSKFLSEIDFFWCRFL
- a CDS encoding integrase, whose protein sequence is MLGKLLNDFKEKMIAEDTSDNTIKNYVSDIKIFYKWYQEIGFLENIDKITHYHLNTYKDYLIHNQRKKASSINRNIQSLKKFFQFMADKKLIKENPSEKIKFLKQTKRTKPKALTKNDIHKLLSVTSHSSHGTKKRNYAIIQLLLQTGIRVGELVNLEIRDLTLHDRSGEIRIINAKGGKERTIPLNSSARKALRNYFGGKNPEEKRVVFLSKQNKKMTVRAIQKVINSLAGKAGIENMSPHTLRHTFAINYLRSNPECLVELSTLLGHESLDTTSIYTVASKERLASTIENAGYYINE
- a CDS encoding parA, which encodes MAKKISILNPKGGCGKTTLSSNLGSSLLLNGYKTLLIDTDPQGTLRDWKSMDENDSQPQIIVIDRPNLQKDLTSIAINFDYLIIDGAAKLQDMITFAVKNSDVVLIPIQPSAADIWACEALIHLIKARQEVTDGIPKAAFIISRQIKNSNLARDIDEALKQFSFPVFNSRTTQRVIYGEALSSGKSVFNIESSGEAASEIQNITKELQNFIYEQKI
- a CDS encoding guanosine polyphosphate pyrophosphohydrolase, which translates into the protein MDYSEPCKYSIRLIEKLKSLDTKNILDFGLINKAIYWAKKYHGDQKRKSGEPYYSHPLEVAYMISEHKLKTDVIVASILHDIIEDTEVTVGMIFDNFSWRIAQMVDMLTRDRPDGTKLTIEEVITNAYKKADKEVLLIKLIDRLHNIQTIESMSTQKIEKIIAETLTNFIASSMYLGLLEIEQQLTESCMYYDSKQKNKPYKKKSIFSFNDHTSPLLSLIS
- a CDS encoding MFS transporter; protein product: MQAVENQQSLTREQKEAVGLLSIGTFLEYFDLMLYVHMAVLLNELFFPKTDPFTASLLSAFSFCSIFVFRPFGALIFGYIGDNVGRKATVVITTFLMSISCVVMATLPTYAQVGITASWVVTICRMIQGMSSMGEIVGAEIYLTEVVKPPQQYPVVMMIAVASILGGVFALALASLFTSYGFNWRYAFWVGTVIALVGAIARTTLKETVDFADAKRRMEITLEKDLTNEILKNNYLYQEKGNKITLLSLFFIQCGWPVCFYFTYIYCGNFLKQNLGFTADEVIHQNFIISIIALIGYIIITWLSCRIHPLKILQFKLWVFFPFALITPYLLDNIDNHIQLFCIQAFFVLFVLSTNPATPVFYTHIPIFKRFTFGSFIYALSRAIMHITTSFGLVYLEKYFGHWGIAILMIPMSIAFGFGLFHFKKLEITAGRYDH